The proteins below are encoded in one region of Pomacea canaliculata isolate SZHN2017 linkage group LG7, ASM307304v1, whole genome shotgun sequence:
- the LOC112568295 gene encoding uncharacterized protein LOC112568295 isoform X2 — MTSILYRAIALSVLTQEIFCVPERCAVLEFYHLKEALSVLENHYASVMFRMNSSVCSQQDTTYRVMVNTRTSSDNVEYDGTVTFLGDTCTATPFTSVRCITPTGPAELHRRVNRSHVAVEWNWKWKDTRFSNFTTMKKELTVIVSYPPSVTSLTVDGRPVNGSVIINESQEVNISCSYDKGNPPANFRLIDEHATEIKAYVEEQHLIYLLKLQCEQDWPTITCEGNSSEKNISVSILVNCPPQFIEKQPEVTDGEDHESWRVRVKAHTAKIDKCLVIPFSLGENKNREVNCSLTGDPPDLLLTVIVNKKDVGRGGHWALSFYNERGSSDTLVFNKPSKTFIGFEQGQQVTTMA, encoded by the exons ATGACTTCTATTCTTTATAGGGCGATTGCATTGAGTGTCCTTactcaagaaatattttgcgtGCCAGAAAGAT gCGCAGTTTTGGAATTCTACCACTTAAAAGAAGCTTTATCAGTCTTGGAAAATCACTATGCCAGTGTGATGTTCAGAATGAACAGCTCCGTGTGTAGTCAGCAAGATACAACCTACAGGGTAATGGTTAACACCAGAACAAGCAGTGATAATGTCGAATATGATGGAACAGTTACCTTCCTGGGAGACACCTGTACAGCCACACCTTTCACTTCAGTTCGCTGCATCACACCTACTGGACCTGCGGAGTTGCACAGGAGAGTGAACAGGTCTCACGTGGCTGTAGAGTGGAACTGGAAATGGAAGGACACTCGGTTTAGCAACTTTACAACTATGAAAAAGGAACTAACGGTTATTGTGTCGT ATCCGCCGAGTGTCACAAGCTTGACTGTGGACGGACGTCCTGTCAATGGCAGTGTTATCATCAACGAGAGTCAGGAGGTCAACATTTCTTGCTCGTATGATAAAGGAAATCCTCCCGCCAACTTTCGTCTTATTGACGAACATGCAACGGAAATAAAAGCTTATGTAGAAGAACAgcatcttatttatttacttaagcTTCAGTGTGAACAGGACTGGCCAACCATCACATGTGAAGGGAATTCATCGGAAAAAAACATATCAGTTTCCATTCTAGTCAATT GTCCTCCTCAATTCATAGAAAAGCAACCCGAAGTCACAGATGGCGAGGACCACGAGAGCTGGAGAGTTCGAGTCAAGGCTCATACAGCAAAAATCGACAAATGCCTGGTGATCCCATTTTCACTAGGCGAGAATAAAAACAGAGAGGTTAACTGTAGCCTGACTGGGGACCCTCCTGACCTGCTGTTGACCGTTATTGTCAATAAGAAAGACGTTGGGAGGGGAGGACACTGGGCGTTAAGTTTCTACAATGAAAGAGGCTCTTCAGACACCTTGGTCTTCAACAAACCATCAA AGACGTTCATAGGTTTCGAGCAAGGTCAGCAGGTCACCACGATGGCCTAG
- the LOC112568198 gene encoding uncharacterized protein LOC112568198, protein MSNLAVVLTAVIAVQLVWFPVYAKDDKCNTEYETTCVRKVSCSFHDKIVEERREFRIEYKNPGQKEEVIATCEWRNGQFSCDPAKGYTCDEQPSNNFSVLIDTAQKCLTDGEILFDVAYEQIIRCNLSNGVGNGNPKIENDKRPGSTNKPQSEQEGNGVTVGVSSAFGIVVLLVLVILAAFFWRRRRQLRTKQTNNHDEEKGDHVKEKEEFIKPETTKKSVRNEDALDAP, encoded by the exons atgagcAATCTGGCGGTGGTACTGACTGCTGTAATCGCTGTTCAACTTGTTTGGTTTCCTGTTTATGCGAAAG ACGACAAGTGTAATACAGAATATGAAACCACTTGTGTCAGAAAAGTAAGCTGCTCCTTTCATGACAAGATCGTCGAAGAGAGGAGAGAATTTAGGATCGAGTACAAAAATCCTGGTCAAAAGGAAG AAGTCATCGCAACGTGTGAGTGGCGCAACGGGCAATTTTCTTGTGACCCAGCCAAGGGTTACACGTGTGACGAGCAGCCGAGCAACAACTTTTCTGTTCTCATAGACACTGCACAAAAATGTCTGACTGATGGAGAAATTCTGTTTGATGTGGCCTACGAACAAATCATCCGATGTAATCTGTCAA ATGGAGTTGGCAATGGCAACCCAAAAattgaaaatgacaaaagaccAGGGAGCACAA acaaGCCTCAGAGTGAACAAGAGGGGAATGGTGTGACTGTTGGTGTCAGCTCTGCCTTTGGCATAGTCGTCCTCCTTGTACTTGTCATTCTTGCAGCTTTCTTTTGGAGGAGACG ACGCCAACTAAGAACAAAGCAGACGAACAACCATGACGAAGAAAAAGGTGATCACgtcaaggaaaaagaagagtttATAAAACCAGAGACGACAAAGAAATCAGTGAGGAATGAAG ACGCTTTGGATGCTCCGTAA
- the LOC112568298 gene encoding uncharacterized protein LOC112568298: protein MTTEDEYQHFKIIRICVIMMLFYQAQGQEYECEVEFTGKCITKVRSEIPEKYAQRKTPFTVSYVSSEGKTEIAVLLHYLGGYVCETAGDHVCDDSDNTISIIRNSVTTCVSNRTYILAADGDDGVVCMPTQNETDSTGSHPGNRKHRDTCCGNDTFHANESVIGIVVGIACAVSIIFLLILFSVALFRMRSGRWRSIKQRKATPADPQRVLVDTKGLV from the exons ATGACAACAGAAGATGAATACCAGCACTTTAAGATCATCCGGATTTGTGTTATCATGATGCTGTTCTATCAAGCTCAAG GGCAAGAATATGAGTGTGAGGTGGAATTCACCGGAAAGTGCATCACTAAAGTAAGGTCAGAAATCCCAGAAAAATACGCTCAGCGAAAAACACCATTTACTGTCTCCTATGTGTCATCCGAAGGAAAGActg AAATCGCCGTGTTGCTTCACTACTTGGGAGGCTACGTCTGTGAAACTGCAGGAGACCACGTGTGCGATGACAGCGATAACACCATCTCTATCATCCGAAACTCCGTTACAACTTGTGTATCAAACAGGACGTATATCCTCGCTGCAGATGGAGATGATGGTGTTGTTTGCATGCCCACACAAA ATGAGACCGATTCAACTGGCTCACATCCAGGCAATCGCAAACATAGGGACACCTGCTGTGGTAACG ACACTTTTCACGCAAATGAAAGTGTTATTGGTATAGTAGTTGGCATTGCGTGTGCGGtcagtataatttttttactgatACTATTTTCTGTGGCCCTGTTCAGGATGCGAAG TGGACGCTGGAGATctataaaacagagaaaagcaACTCCTGCTGACCCGCAAAGAGTTCTCGTCGATACAAAAGGACTCGTGTAG
- the LOC112568295 gene encoding uncharacterized protein LOC112568295 isoform X1: MTSILYRAIALSVLTQEIFCVPERCAVLEFYHLKEALSVLENHYASVMFRMNSSVCSQQDTTYRVMVNTRTSSDNVEYDGTVTFLGDTCTATPFTSVRCITPTGPAELHRRVNRSHVAVEWNWKWKDTRFSNFTTMKKELTVIVSYPPSVTSLTVDGRPVNGSVIINESQEVNISCSYDKGNPPANFRLIDEHATEIKAYVEEQHLIYLLKLQCEQDWPTITCEGNSSEKNISVSILVNCPPQFIEKQPEVTDGEDHESWRVRVKAHTAKIDKCLVIPFSLGENKNREVNCSLTGDPPDLLLTVIVNKKDVGRGGHWALSFYNERGSSDTLVFNKPSSELNLISATVVKRIIPLLQTMNNKYELILNCNVGLSKLKYVK; encoded by the exons ATGACTTCTATTCTTTATAGGGCGATTGCATTGAGTGTCCTTactcaagaaatattttgcgtGCCAGAAAGAT gCGCAGTTTTGGAATTCTACCACTTAAAAGAAGCTTTATCAGTCTTGGAAAATCACTATGCCAGTGTGATGTTCAGAATGAACAGCTCCGTGTGTAGTCAGCAAGATACAACCTACAGGGTAATGGTTAACACCAGAACAAGCAGTGATAATGTCGAATATGATGGAACAGTTACCTTCCTGGGAGACACCTGTACAGCCACACCTTTCACTTCAGTTCGCTGCATCACACCTACTGGACCTGCGGAGTTGCACAGGAGAGTGAACAGGTCTCACGTGGCTGTAGAGTGGAACTGGAAATGGAAGGACACTCGGTTTAGCAACTTTACAACTATGAAAAAGGAACTAACGGTTATTGTGTCGT ATCCGCCGAGTGTCACAAGCTTGACTGTGGACGGACGTCCTGTCAATGGCAGTGTTATCATCAACGAGAGTCAGGAGGTCAACATTTCTTGCTCGTATGATAAAGGAAATCCTCCCGCCAACTTTCGTCTTATTGACGAACATGCAACGGAAATAAAAGCTTATGTAGAAGAACAgcatcttatttatttacttaagcTTCAGTGTGAACAGGACTGGCCAACCATCACATGTGAAGGGAATTCATCGGAAAAAAACATATCAGTTTCCATTCTAGTCAATT GTCCTCCTCAATTCATAGAAAAGCAACCCGAAGTCACAGATGGCGAGGACCACGAGAGCTGGAGAGTTCGAGTCAAGGCTCATACAGCAAAAATCGACAAATGCCTGGTGATCCCATTTTCACTAGGCGAGAATAAAAACAGAGAGGTTAACTGTAGCCTGACTGGGGACCCTCCTGACCTGCTGTTGACCGTTATTGTCAATAAGAAAGACGTTGGGAGGGGAGGACACTGGGCGTTAAGTTTCTACAATGAAAGAGGCTCTTCAGACACCTTGGTCTTCAACAAACCATCAAGTGAGTTAAATTTAATATCTGCCACAGTTGTTAAGAGGATTATTCCTTTGTTACAgacaatgaataataaatacgaattaattttaaactgtaatgTAGGATTATCTAAACTTAAATATGTAAAGTAA
- the LOC112568197 gene encoding uncharacterized protein LOC112568197 isoform X1 — MTRPPGQGHFYKKKKKIMWGIFLFLIQTDAVKVLLQGQEYKCSMELDGNCITKVTWKISEKYTQKGRPFTVSFMSPEGKTENAVLLHYVGYYYCEAAGDHTCDEGNNSTTVSKSTCVTGRQYMLAADGEPAISCTPTHSTSAALAETNNYTTKNTTSVKFVSKEDALQKENGVSGIVVGAVVIILVLTAAGVTYCICRLRRKQKSKNSNPADQIEQEEANKQMLKEHNGERSISIKSV; from the exons ATGACACGCCCTCCAGGTCAAGGCcacttttacaaaaagaaaaagaagatcaTGTGGGGAATCTTCCTATTTTTGATACAAACTGATGCTGTAAAGG ttttactcCAAGGACAAGAATACAAGTGTTCAATGGAATTAGATGGGAACTGCATCACTAAAGTCACGTggaaaatttcagaaaaatacaCTCAGAAAGGAAGACCATTCACTGTGTCATTTATGTCACCTGAAGGCAAAACTG AAAATGCTGTTTTGTTGCACTATGTGGGATATTACTACTGTGAGGCAGCAGGAGATCATACCTGTGACGAGGGCAATAACAGCACCACTGTCAGCAAAAGCACATGTGTGACTGGAAGACAATACATGCTTGCTGCTGATGGAGAACCTGCTATTTCTTGCACTCCCACACACA GTACATCAGCGGCTCTAGCTGAAACTAATAACTACACCACGAAAAATACAACCAGTGTGaaatttgtatcaaaagaaG atgctttacagaaagaaaatggtgtaAGCGGAATCGTTGTAGGTGCAGTCGTCATAATCCTTGTACTCACCGCTGCTGGTGTCACGTACTGTATATGTCGACT ACGCAGaaagcaaaaaagcaaaaacagcaATCCTGCTGACCAAATTGAGCAAGAGGAAGCAAATAAGCAAATGTTAAAGGAGCATAATGGCGAAAGAAGCATCAGTATTAAATCTGTCTAA
- the LOC112568197 gene encoding uncharacterized protein LOC112568197 isoform X2, with protein MTRPPGQGHFYKKKKKIMWGIFLFLIQTDAVKGQEYKCSMELDGNCITKVTWKISEKYTQKGRPFTVSFMSPEGKTENAVLLHYVGYYYCEAAGDHTCDEGNNSTTVSKSTCVTGRQYMLAADGEPAISCTPTHSTSAALAETNNYTTKNTTSVKFVSKEDALQKENGVSGIVVGAVVIILVLTAAGVTYCICRLRRKQKSKNSNPADQIEQEEANKQMLKEHNGERSISIKSV; from the exons ATGACACGCCCTCCAGGTCAAGGCcacttttacaaaaagaaaaagaagatcaTGTGGGGAATCTTCCTATTTTTGATACAAACTGATGCTGTAAAGG GACAAGAATACAAGTGTTCAATGGAATTAGATGGGAACTGCATCACTAAAGTCACGTggaaaatttcagaaaaatacaCTCAGAAAGGAAGACCATTCACTGTGTCATTTATGTCACCTGAAGGCAAAACTG AAAATGCTGTTTTGTTGCACTATGTGGGATATTACTACTGTGAGGCAGCAGGAGATCATACCTGTGACGAGGGCAATAACAGCACCACTGTCAGCAAAAGCACATGTGTGACTGGAAGACAATACATGCTTGCTGCTGATGGAGAACCTGCTATTTCTTGCACTCCCACACACA GTACATCAGCGGCTCTAGCTGAAACTAATAACTACACCACGAAAAATACAACCAGTGTGaaatttgtatcaaaagaaG atgctttacagaaagaaaatggtgtaAGCGGAATCGTTGTAGGTGCAGTCGTCATAATCCTTGTACTCACCGCTGCTGGTGTCACGTACTGTATATGTCGACT ACGCAGaaagcaaaaaagcaaaaacagcaATCCTGCTGACCAAATTGAGCAAGAGGAAGCAAATAAGCAAATGTTAAAGGAGCATAATGGCGAAAGAAGCATCAGTATTAAATCTGTCTAA